Proteins encoded together in one Coffea arabica cultivar ET-39 chromosome 2c, Coffea Arabica ET-39 HiFi, whole genome shotgun sequence window:
- the LOC140035693 gene encoding uncharacterized protein, whose amino-acid sequence MDRQVIGRSRGRPTRQHPEAGGDREPEVNQDQGQEGVAGDRVATAIDRITEVLERLTERQTAGPVHQPGGPADSDDRALERFLKFGPPKFYGGPEPEVAKGWWERITEIFAALNYTEERKVTFATFQFEGAARSWWNLEKREDDFIRCKQGVMSVAEYEVQFTKLSRFAPKLIATEQRRVRRFVQGLNVELQESLAAVRIDTFTEAVERVQRVEVARAQVKSFQSKKRFAPSSSREPTFGNAPPAKVGRGTSGVNSSGAPRGAQARGNGARNAGGRNNRARGGPIGRGQPRNRPQGGRAIVPQVTCAYCKKPGHSMDSCWKKQGRCLRCGSSEHQISGCPKVQEGTPQNARPNTSGGSRPTVPARVYAIDDQPVPDSSEVVEGTLPIFHRLAKVLIDPGATHSFVNPSFMSGIDVQPVRLPYDLEIRTPMGNKKVITSLTYRNCEFWVGERKMLVDLISLDIKGYDVIIGMDFLGHHHAKLDCRAKVVEFCIPAEATLRLDVKSRLASSAMVSGIRARKMLSKGAQGFIAFLINTPSDQAKLEDVPVVREFPDVFPEELKTLPPERDVEFKIDLVPGTAPISKTRYRMAPAELKELKIQLQDLLEKGFVKESDSPWGAPVLFVKKKDGSLRLCIDYRGLNEVTIKNKYPLPLIDSLFDQLQGSVVFSKLDLRQGYYQLKIKKEDIPKTAFSTRYEHFEFAVMPFGYYRRFIQDFSKIAGPMTELTKKGNKFIWTPKCESSFQELKRRLTSAPVLVLPDGCEGYAVYSDASGEDHKSLKYLFSQKELNLRQRRWVEFLEDYDCSINYHPGKANVVADALSRKAQIARLMIKEWDMLEEVTSWNPRLEKLRILFGNLSLKSSLLERIKEAQKTDPTIQKNLEKVQKGETPDFKLGPEGVLRFQNRIVIPADEEIRKEILDESHQSKYTIHPGVTKMYHDVKSLYWWEGLKKDVAEYVQKCLTCQQVKAEHQKPSGMENGNGHANGGSAANGHAEPLRSISYRPRGGGAHIRYSLADRHPRCHCRAMYAYPNELVLSLDNECRQLRDANFTLT is encoded by the exons gataggaaggagTCGGGGGAGACCCACTAGACAACACCCGGAAGCGGGTGGTGATAGGGAACCCGAGGTCAATCAAGACCAAGGGCAAGAAGGTGTGGCCGGAGACCGGGTGGCCACCGCAATTGATCGTATCACTGAAGTCCTCGAGCGCTTGACTGAACGCCAAACCGCTGGACCAGTGCATCAACCAGGAGGCCCAGCTGACTCCGATGATCGGGCACTggaaaggtttctgaaatttggACCTCCCAAATTTTATGGAGGACCCGAGCCGGAAGTGGCCAAAGGCTGGTGGGAGAGAATCACTGAGATTTTCGCCGCCTTGAACTATACAGAGGAGCGAAAAGTGACCTTTGCTAccttccagtttgagggagctgcCCGCTCCTGGTGGAACCTG gagaagagagaggatgatttcATTAGATGCAAACAAGGGGTGAtgagtgtcgccgaatatgaagTCCAGTTCACAAAGCTGTCACGCTTTGCACCTAAGCTGATAGCCACCGAGCAAAGGCGTGTtcggaggtttgtgcaaggtTTGAATGTGGAACTACAGGAAAGTTTAGCCGCTGTAAGGATAGATACCTTCACTGAGGCTGTTGAAAGAGTGCAGCGAGTTGAAGTAGCCAGAGCTCAAGTGAAGTCTTTTCAGTCCAAGAAAAGATTTGCTCCTAGCAGTAGTCGGGAGCCGACTTTTGGAAATGCTCCACCGGCCAAAGTGGGCCGAGGAACTAGTGGAGTGAATAGTTCTGGAGCACCACGAGGCGCCCAAGCAAGAGGAAACGGGGCCAGGAATGCAGGGGGACGAAATAATAGAGCTAGAGGGGGACCAATTGGAAGAGGGCAACCTAGGAATCGGCCGCAAGGGGGTCGAGCAATAGTTCCTCAAGTGACATGTGCTTATTGCAAGAAACCTGGTCATTCTATGGATAGTTGCTGGAAGAAGCAAGGAAGGTGCTTGAGATGCGGAAGTAGTGAGCACCAAATCTCTGGATGTCCAAAGGTGCAGGAAGGGACTCCTCAGAACGCTAGACCAAACACTTCTGGAGGGAGCCGGCCAACAGTTCCTGCCAGAGTGTATGCTATAGATGATCAACCCGTACCTGATTCCTCGGAAGTTGTGGAAGGTACACTTCCAATTTTTCATAGATTAGCTAAAGTGTTAATTGACCCTGGTGCAACGCATTCATTCGTAAATCCATCTTTTATGTCTGGAATAGATGTGCAACCCGTTAGATTACCCTATGATCTTGAAATTAGGACACCAATGGGTAATAAGAAGGTAATCACTAGCTTGACCTATAGGAATTGCGAATTCTGGGTTGGAGAGCGAAAAATGTTAGTGGATCTGATCAGTTTGGACATAAAAGGTTATGACGTTATCATAGGAATGGATTTCCTAGGTCACCATCATGCTAAGCTTGATTGCCGAGCGAAAGTGGTGGAGTTTTGTATACCTGCAGAAGCAACTCTGAGATTAGATGTTAAAAGTAGGTTAGCATCTTCTGCTATGGTCTCGGGAATACGGGCAAGGAAAATGTTATCtaaaggagctcaaggtttCATAGCCTTCTTGATCAATACTCCCAGCGATCAAGCAAAGTTAGAGGATGTACCAGTGGTacgggaatttccggatgtctTTCCCGAAGAATTAAAGACTTTACCACCAGAAAGAGATGTGGAGTTCAAAATCGACTTGGTGCCTGGAACGGCTCCAATTTCTAAGACTCGGTAtcgaatggctcctgccgagTTAAAAGAGTTGAAAATTCAATTACAAGACCTCTTGGAGAAAGGTTTCGTGAAGGAGAGTGACTCACCATGGGGAGCACCcgttctatttgttaagaaaaaggacggaagttTGAGGCTATGTATCGATTACCGAGGGTTAAATGAGGTTACCATTAAAAATAAATACCCTCTACCATTGATTGATAGCTTGTTCGACCAACTGCAAGGATCAGTGGTCTTCTCTAAGTTGGATTTAAGGCAAGGGTATTACCAGCTGAAGATTAAGAAGGAagacatacccaagactgcttttagtaCAAGATATGAACATTTTGAGTTcgcagtcatgccttttg GTTATTATAGGCGAtttatccaggatttttcgaagaTTGCAGGACCCATGACCGAGCTAACCAAGAAAGGAAATAAGTTTATCTGGACTCCAAAATGCGAGTCAAGTTTCCAGGAGTTAAAGAGGCGTTTAACATCCGCTCCTGTTTTGGTGTTACCTGACGGATGCGAAGGCTACGCCGTGTACTCCGATGCCTCTGGAGAAG atcataAGAGCCTCAAGTATTTGTTCTCCCAAAAGGAACTGAATCTGAGACAaaggcgatgggtagaatttttggaagattatgactgttcGATCAACTACCACCCAGGAAAAGCCAACGTGGTAGCTGACGCTCTAAGTAGAAAGGCCCAAATAGCAAggttaatgattaaggagtgggacaTGCTGGAAGAAGTTACTAGTTGGAACCCTCGCTTGGAGAAATTGAGGATATTATTTGGGAATTTATCATTGAAGTCATCATTGCTAGAGCGTATTAAGGAGGCCCAGAAAACGGACCCTACAATTCAAAAGAATTTggagaaagtgcaaaaaggggaaACCCCAGATTTCAAGTTAGGGCCTGAAGGAGTATTAAGATTTCAAAATCGAATCGTGATTCCGGCAGACGAAGAGATAAGGAAGGAGATTTTAGACGAATCACATCAATCGAAGTATACCATACATCCAGGAGTGACCAAGATGTATCATGATGTGAAGAGTTTATATTGGTGGGAAGGTTTGAAAAAGGATGTGGCAGAGTATGTACAGAAATGTTTAACttgccaacaagtaaaagcaGAGCATCAGAAGCCCTCTG gTATGGAAAATGGGAACGGACATGCTAACGGGGGTAGTGCGGCTAATGGACATGCGGAGCCGCTTAGATCCATCTCCTATAGGCCACGAGGCGGAGGAGCTCATATACGTTACTCACTTGCTGACAGGCACCCTAGGTGCCATTGCCGAGCCATGTACGCGTATCCCAATGAGCTAGTGTTATCCTTAGACAACGAGTGCCGCCAGTTGAGGGACGCTAACTTCACCCTGACCTAG